The region GTGCGGTGAACCAGCGCGGAGGGGTCGACTGGAGTTTTGCGCGGTCGAGGTCGATTTCCCTTTGATGCGAAGAATTTGATGTGACTGCAGTCCGACGGTCCGGATCAGCGGGTTGTGAAATGCGGGCTTGGCAAAATGACCCCGGGTTGGCACCCGATCATTTAGACACGCCCGCTCAGGCTCGGAATGCTGTCGCCTATTCTGAAAAGCCGAACCGCTCCCGGTGCCAGGCGAGTTGACGGCGATGAGCATCATCGAGCGGCAGCAGGCGTGCGCGATCCGGCGCCAGCAAATTCAGCGCCTCCTCGCTGAGGGTTGGCTTGAGGAGCGCGCGCCCTTCATCGTCGAAGCTCACAAGACCGCGATCAAACGCTGCGTCCCAATGGGCGACAAGCAGCAACCCGTTGAAAACGTCCAGTCGCTCGGAATCGCTACGGCATTCCGACCATGGCACGATGTGGCTGGCGCGCAGAAGCGGCTCATCGCTGATCCAGGTGAGGGGGCAACGCCCGTTCCAGTAGTCCAGTAATGCGCGGCGGAAATAGCCCTGTCCCACGCGTTCCTTGACGATCCGCTCAACTACGGTGTTCCCCAGTTCGGCAACTTCGGCCTCATACTGCGCAAGCGGGAATGTCGGCAGACTGCGTGCCAGATGGAATGCGCGGGAAAGGGCTGCGCGAAGCTCAGCCTGTGTCGCGAAGGCGAAGGCACCCTTGAAATGCGCGGGTGGATTGACCGCCGCTTCCGCCAGTTCCACCCCCAGTTTTGCAGCCACACCCGCGTGTTCGACCGCCAGGAACCACGGAGACCCGTCAGGATTGATGCCGCTGGCGAGCGCCACTTCCCCCGGCACGCCTTCGTCCGATTTGAACCATAGCCATCCGTCCGCAACGCCGTTCGCCTTGCGGAAACCGTGGTTGTAGGCTGCCTGATCGAGCTCCACCCGGAAGATTGGGTGCGCGGTCGTGTGTCGGAGGGATAGAAGCCCCGTCATTGCCAGAGCGGCCTGGTTTGCCAATCAGCGGGAAAGCCCATTGCAGCAAGGTCATTGGTGGGGTGCGTCCGAAGATGAGCGCCAAGATCCATCATCCATGTTGAAGCCGGGGCGACCGTGCGCACCACGTGCGCAATCATGCAAAGTCCGTTGTAGAGCCGGGCAGGGGCTTGCGTGGCCTTCTGATCCAATGTCCTCATCAAGGGATCGGGCTTCTGCGCAAGCTTGGGAGGCATCCGGAAGCCACGGTTCCACAGTCGCCCATGGTGGGCGCAGATGTTGCGCACATCGACAATGTGACGCACGAGCGGCACCAGGACAGTTTCGGGAAGGCCAAGCGGCTGCGCAATCCGATTGCGCAAGGCACGCTCCGCAAGGTTCGAGTACCACCGGGAAAGCTGACCGAATGACATCATCTCTGCGACCATCCAAACAGGCGGCAAGGCCGGGTCGTGATAGTTTTCCCGGTAATGCTTGATGTAGGTCTCGCTCGACCAACCGACCTCACCCGCAAGCTTGGCAAGATTGGCGTGGAACTCCTTGCGGTCTGAATAGAGGCTCGCGTCCAGATAACTGTGGCCATCGCCGAGAAGGGCCAGCTGGTAAGCCCAGTTCCCGCGTAAAGCGACTTCAACGTGCTCCGTTCCCCGCATCACCAAGCGGCGCAACACTCGGTCGAAATCGTATAGCGCAGTGACGGAATCGAAGCTGGTGCCGCTGCGAAAGCGGGGCCCATTCTGCCCTTTCGGATGTTCAAAATAGAGCCAATAGGCGCTGAGCCGGTAATAGCTGACATGGGTAAGCCAGTATCGCGCCCGGGCTTCGTCCTCGATGGCCATGCCTTTGCCGCGCAGATGCGCTATCTGCTGGTCGATGGTCAGCGCAGGTTTGGCAAAGCTGTCTGTCATGCTGCCGATCTTGTATGATCAAGCAGCTGAAAACAAAAGACCCGCCCAGTGTGCATATCCTTGTGGACAGAGGCCGGGCGGGTGCGATTGGTTTGCAAATAGGCCGGACTTCCCAACAAATCAATAACCGTCGCACTCGGTTTGTCGCACGAGCTGGCTTCCGAGGCTCGGTTGCCAATCATAGATCGCGCCGGAACAGCCGCCTATCGCTCGGCGCACTGCTCAGCTCCAGCACACGCCACGGATCGCCGCGCAGCTTCTCAGGAGGCGCGGTTGTAGTCGTCACGATGTACTGGAATTGTGGCGTCTCCGTTCGAGCTTCAAGCCAAAAGACCAGCTCGAACAGGCGATGATAGATTTCCAGGCCCAAATCAGCTTCGCGCGGGCTGTCATGTAGCCAGAAGCCAGGAAGTTCGGTTTTGCCCTCCAGCGTGAGCAGCAGTGCGGCGATATCGAAAGCAACGACTTTCAGCGAATCCACGGCAGCCGTCGTCAATTCGCCATGCAGTGAAATATCTGGTTTGATGTCGTTTTCGGTCAACGCCACCTTGCCGGCAGCATTGTCGGGAATGAGGAATTGCACCGTCATATGGAACAGCTCAGACAGGCGCTGGACAATCGCCTGTGCGGCCTGTCGGCTTTCTTTGGCCGTGCGCCGCTCTCTCGATTCTGCCTCGGTCTCGCTCTGAATTTCTCGATCCAGACGGGCAATCTCGGTGAGATATTCAGGGTAGCGTTCGGTGAGCGTGACATAGCCTGTTGCTGACGCCAGCGCAGCAGCGGCCTCCTTCGCGCTCTGTTCGAGCCTGTCGAATGTCGCCTTGGCCTGATCGAATTGCTGGCGCGCTAGAGCCGCATCCTGTTTCCCGGAGTTTTGGTCCGCCAACAGGTTTTTTCTCCGCTGATCAGCGGCATTGCGCGCGTCGGTGAGCTCTTTGAGGTTTGCCCGGTGATCATCGACAATCTCTTGTTTGTTGTCCGGCCAAGGTTGCCGACAAGTGGTGCAAATCGGGTCGGTCGCGTCCTGCAGTATGGAGGTTAGACGCGGTATCTGTCCGTCGATGATCCGCAAAGTTTCAATGACTTCAGGTAATGCTGCGTCAGCATCGCTGACCTGCTTTTCCGCCGCACGCAAACGAGCATCCTGCTGCTCCACCAATGCCCGTGCGTCGCTTAGTTTCTGATCAATCTGCGGGTCAGCCACAAGCTTGGCAGCACTAGCTTCAGCCTTTGCTTTGGACACCCAAAAATTGGGAGAGGTCTGATCGTCCTCGGTTCCCCCGAATTTTTTCGCTAAACTGCGCGCCACGTCCTCGCGGACCTGCTCGACGCGCAATTTGCTCCGCATGGCTGCTTCTGCCTGGCCTCTATGTCCCTGCGCGCGACGGGTCGCGTCGATTTCGTCCTGCTGCAACGCTTTGATCAGCAATCGGATCGCCCTGACGCGGTCAGTTCTGGCCATATTGCGGGTTGGTGAGTGGGATTGCGTTTCCGGTGCGCGCCACTCAATGATGTCGAGCAGGCGACATTCCTGATCGCGGGTCATCCAGGCGAGCGCGACTTCCCACGCTTCATCGGCACTGCTGCTGCCCGGCATGCTGGGCCATGCTGTTGGCATGATGGCTTGCGCGATTGCCTGGCGCAGTGGCTTCATCGTCGGGTTCGGAATTTCACCCTGAACCAAGGCATCGAGTGAGCCGCCCCTTACCGCACAATGGCTTGCACCACCCGCCCCGGCACCGATCGGTCTGATGACATTCCATAGCTGGCCATCGAGTATGACCTCTGCGCCAACCAGCGCACCAGGCATCGCTGCAGCTAGGCGGTTACGCTGTGCATCGGTGCCAAAGCTGTCTTCACCCAGACAATAGCGGATGAGGCGGCAGAAGCTGGTCTTCCCACCCCCATGCCCCATCGGTCGATCATCTGCGCCGGAATCTGGGGACCAGACGATGTTGAGCCCTGGCCGAAGTGGAATGTCGCGAACCGGTGGTTCCTTCGCCGCACTCCAGATCACCAGCCTCCTGACCCACAGGCGCGGACCATTGCTGTCCCGGGGGAGAAACCCGTCGAACGAGGAGGCAAACAGGTCAGGCTGCGGCGGATTGGGCAATGAAGGTCCGCTCCTCTTGAGTAAGTGATGCGGTCGTCGTCGACGCACTCAGATCGATGTCTTGTAATGCGTGCCATGCGAAGTCGGCGCGACCTTCAGCCCATGGCGGAAGCGGGTTTTCGTAGATGGCTGCGCCGCGATCGACCTTGCCGGTGACCGGATCCGTTCGCCAGACGCCGCGGGCTGCCAGCATGGCCTGGGAAGTTCCGAAATGGTGAAGCGGACGTGCAGAAAGGGTCGGGATGTTTTGTGACACTGGCAGCGTTGCCGCATTGCCGACAAGCCGCTCCCACTCCGCCTTGGCCGGGCCAACCAGATGGCGCGACAGGAGATGCGGCTGCGCAGCGAAGAGAAATGCCGCGCGTACTTCATTGGCATTGCTCGGGGTGCGCATACGCTTGAGAACGGCCTGGAGCAGCAGGCGCACATCGGTCTCGTCAGCAATTGTGCCCTGCCATTGCCCGTCTGCCAGATCCTGCGTCGCGGGAGCGGCTTTCACCAACGCATCATAGGCCGACAGCACCAGGCGCTGCGTGCGGTATTCGCCGTACTTCTTGATCTCATTGTTCTGGAGGACGCGGAAGGTTTCGCTGGGGTAGTCTTCGCCCATCACGTCCTTGGGATCGAGAACGTAGCGCAGTTCGTCGCGGGTGAGGCCGTAGGCGAGGGCATACCAGGCGTCGAGCTCGGCACGCAGGTGCGCGCGGCGGTCTTCGTCCCATGCGAAGGGGGGCCTTCATAGCCGAGGTCGCGGGCGAAGGGGGCCATGGAGTGGCTGGTGTAGGTGAGCTCCAGCACGCGCGGGACGATGAAGGCGAGCGCGGCTTCGTCGTAGGCGCTGGGGGGAGGACGGGGAGTTGCTTTAGAACGAAATAAGAGAAGGAAAGTCCGTTTAGCTTTTGGCGGGAAATCCAGTCCAAAATCAGGGAATTTAAATTGGCATAGAGAGACGCATTCCGTGAATCTGACGCATCAGGGAAGGCTAGGAGTATCTTGTGGCCAACACCCCATCTGGGCATCGCAACTGGCAGCAATGTGCGCTCACTACTTGCTGTAGTTATTTCCTTCCAGCCCATTAACCAGTCTTTTTTCCAACCTCGTGTGGCAAGCCAGCTATCCACGCCGGAATACTGAACAAAATAAAATGGCTCAGCTTCGAAGTCTGGATCTTGGTGTTCGGCGAGAGTTGTTTCGGGCAAAACGCGAAACCCTCTATCATCGCCACGACTGGCATACGACGATGCCCTATGGTCATAGAAGGCAGTCATCTTGGCTTCATAGAGTGGGACGAACCGAGAGGCTGCCGTCATTT is a window of Novosphingobium sp. THN1 DNA encoding:
- a CDS encoding HNH endonuclease, with translation MALASGINPDGSPWFLAVEHAGVAAKLGVELAEAAVNPPAHFKGAFAFATQAELRAALSRAFHLARSLPTFPLAQYEAEVAELGNTVVERIVKERVGQGYFRRALLDYWNGRCPLTWISDEPLLRASHIVPWSECRSDSERLDVFNGLLLVAHWDAAFDRGLVSFDDEGRALLKPTLSEEALNLLAPDRARLLPLDDAHRRQLAWHRERFGFSE
- a CDS encoding Abi family protein encodes the protein MTDSFAKPALTIDQQIAHLRGKGMAIEDEARARYWLTHVSYYRLSAYWLYFEHPKGQNGPRFRSGTSFDSVTALYDFDRVLRRLVMRGTEHVEVALRGNWAYQLALLGDGHSYLDASLYSDRKEFHANLAKLAGEVGWSSETYIKHYRENYHDPALPPVWMVAEMMSFGQLSRWYSNLAERALRNRIAQPLGLPETVLVPLVRHIVDVRNICAHHGRLWNRGFRMPPKLAQKPDPLMRTLDQKATQAPARLYNGLCMIAHVVRTVAPASTWMMDLGAHLRTHPTNDLAAMGFPADWQTRPLWQ